From the Leucobacter denitrificans genome, one window contains:
- a CDS encoding DNA/RNA helicase translates to MKLSRKRRRELRHLRSEAQELLDQQLHVLGNANTVLKQAGKTARNLSDEYVVPRVDDAVERVRPTVDRGVASARRAGAAVRRVTTPLVASALANTIRALDELDSPQASAQVRHFGERTGVLKPAKKKSGVGGFIALGLGVAAAVGVGYALWQAFRTDDELWIAPDGN, encoded by the coding sequence ATGAAACTCTCTCGCAAACGCCGCCGCGAGCTTCGGCACCTGCGCTCCGAAGCGCAGGAGTTGCTCGACCAGCAGTTGCACGTGCTCGGCAACGCCAACACGGTGCTTAAGCAGGCTGGTAAGACGGCCAGAAATCTGAGCGATGAATACGTCGTTCCTCGAGTCGATGATGCTGTTGAGCGCGTGCGCCCGACAGTTGACCGCGGTGTTGCGTCAGCTCGGCGTGCGGGTGCTGCGGTTCGTCGTGTGACCACGCCACTCGTCGCAAGCGCGCTCGCAAATACGATTCGCGCGCTCGACGAACTCGATAGCCCACAGGCTTCAGCGCAAGTGCGCCACTTTGGCGAGCGCACCGGCGTGCTCAAGCCCGCAAAGAAGAAAAGTGGTGTCGGCGGCTTTATCGCGCTCGGTCTCGGCGTCGCAGCCGCGGTCGGCGTTGGTTACGCGCTCTGGCAAGCGTTCCGCACCGACGATGAATTGTGGATCGCGCCTGACGGCAACTAA
- a CDS encoding peptidylprolyl isomerase, with protein sequence MTIHTAVATIHTNHGDIVINLFGDHAPKTVKNFIDLAEKGFYDGVIFHRIIPNFMIQGGDPTGTGTGGPGYNFDDEIHPELVFDKPYQLAMANAGKRPDMTGRLAGTNGSQFFITTIAPDWLNGKHTIFGEVADNESKTVVDAISAVQTGAMDRPVEDVVMSGVDIVAV encoded by the coding sequence ATGACTATTCACACCGCGGTAGCGACTATTCACACAAACCATGGAGACATTGTGATCAACCTGTTTGGTGATCACGCACCAAAGACGGTGAAGAACTTCATCGACCTCGCAGAAAAGGGCTTCTACGACGGTGTGATTTTCCACCGCATCATTCCAAACTTCATGATTCAGGGCGGCGACCCCACCGGCACTGGCACCGGCGGCCCGGGCTACAACTTCGATGACGAGATCCACCCAGAACTCGTGTTCGACAAGCCCTACCAGCTCGCTATGGCCAACGCGGGCAAGCGCCCAGACATGACCGGGCGCCTTGCAGGTACGAACGGTTCGCAGTTCTTCATCACGACTATTGCGCCTGACTGGCTGAACGGCAAGCACACCATCTTTGGTGAGGTCGCTGACAACGAGTCAAAGACTGTTGTTGACGCCATTTCGGCAGTGCAGACCGGTGCAATGGATCGCCCGGTTGAAGATGTCGTGATGAGCGGCGTCGATATCGTCGCGGTCTAA
- a CDS encoding NUDIX hydrolase, translating to MDLRVAAYAVIERRGKILLTHWRRGHLHGWTLPGGGIESGEDPRETVVREVFEETGLTARTGRLLGVDSRVMIRDDVPDDKTPELHTIRIVYRASVQDGPLRHEIGGSSDEARWVPLRDVHSLKTLSLVQTGLRMAGISKRGPGGSAKAASGRGGSGRSRSRNKPTTNK from the coding sequence ATGGATCTTCGAGTCGCCGCCTACGCTGTAATTGAGCGTCGCGGCAAGATCCTGCTTACTCACTGGCGTCGCGGTCACCTACACGGATGGACGCTGCCGGGCGGTGGTATCGAGAGCGGCGAGGACCCGCGGGAGACCGTGGTACGCGAGGTGTTCGAAGAGACCGGCCTTACGGCGCGAACTGGTCGGCTTCTCGGCGTCGATTCACGCGTAATGATCCGCGATGATGTGCCCGACGACAAAACACCAGAGCTGCACACGATCCGCATCGTCTATCGCGCTAGTGTGCAAGACGGTCCCCTCCGCCATGAAATTGGCGGCTCCTCAGATGAGGCGCGCTGGGTTCCGCTGCGCGATGTGCACTCACTTAAGACACTGTCGCTCGTGCAGACGGGCCTGCGCATGGCGGGTATTTCCAAGCGCGGTCCCGGTGGATCGGCGAAGGCTGCTTCGGGCAGAGGTGGATCTGGCCGTTCGCGCTCCCGCAACAAGCCGACCACAAACAAGTAG